Proteins encoded in a region of the Cetobacterium ceti genome:
- a CDS encoding single-stranded DNA-binding protein, protein MNLVVLIGRLTRDPELKFGQSGKAYSRFSLAVDRPFQKGEADFINCVAFGKTAELIGEYLRKGKKVAVNGRLQMNRFEMNGEKRTSYDVLVENIEFVESKSSSDSSSYSAPSYSKPQSSPEPVKSNDNFDSNSFDEDEFPF, encoded by the coding sequence ATGAACTTAGTTGTTTTAATCGGTAGACTAACTAGAGACCCTGAGTTAAAGTTTGGACAAAGTGGAAAGGCTTATTCTAGATTTAGCTTAGCTGTAGATAGACCATTTCAAAAAGGAGAGGCAGACTTCATAAACTGTGTTGCCTTTGGAAAAACTGCTGAATTAATCGGTGAATATTTAAGAAAAGGTAAGAAAGTTGCTGTTAACGGTAGACTTCAAATGAATAGATTTGAAATGAACGGAGAAAAAAGAACTTCCTATGATGTTTTAGTAGAAAATATTGAATTTGTTGAAAGCAAATCTTCATCAGATTCATCATCATATAGTGCTCCTTCATACTCAAAACCACAATCATCTCCAGAGCCTGTAAAATCAAATGATAATTTTGATTCTAACAGTTTTGACGAAGATGAATTTCCATTTTAA
- a CDS encoding ABC transporter substrate-binding protein: MKFFKYITLILILGLFVACGKKENKKNKLEDVNVILEWYPNAIHSFMYVGQAKGFYKEEGLNVHLRLPSNTTDPMALTAAGKADIGFYYMHDVILKRTKENIPVKSIGAVLQNSTNVIISLKDKNITGPKDLANKKIGYSGDEYTEQVVKALAKANNIDPNSIELVDVGFDLLTSMITNRVDGTIGCVVNHEVPVMEEKNIPINYFAPTKYGIPEYYGSVFIASDETIKNKKEMLQKFLRASKKAFEYTKAHPEESINIILENQDKNSFPLNKTVETKSLQMLMPMMENSKTPFLTQTKEVWETNEDWLYSQGMIDKKLPVNDFFINLEN, from the coding sequence TAATCCTTGAATGGTATCCCAATGCAATTCATAGTTTTATGTATGTGGGACAGGCCAAGGGGTTTTATAAGGAGGAGGGATTAAATGTTCATTTGAGACTTCCATCTAATACCACAGACCCCATGGCTTTAACTGCTGCTGGGAAAGCAGATATCGGTTTTTATTATATGCATGATGTTATTTTAAAAAGGACAAAGGAAAATATTCCTGTTAAGTCTATTGGTGCTGTTTTACAAAATTCTACAAATGTTATTATCTCTTTAAAGGATAAAAATATAACAGGACCTAAGGATTTAGCCAATAAAAAAATAGGATATTCTGGTGATGAATATACAGAACAAGTTGTAAAAGCTCTAGCTAAAGCAAATAATATTGATCCTAATTCCATAGAACTTGTAGATGTAGGATTTGATCTTTTAACTTCTATGATTACCAATAGAGTTGATGGAACTATTGGATGTGTTGTCAATCACGAAGTTCCCGTTATGGAAGAAAAAAATATTCCTATTAATTACTTTGCACCTACAAAATATGGCATTCCTGAATACTATGGAAGTGTTTTTATAGCTTCAGATGAAACTATAAAAAATAAAAAGGAAATGTTACAAAAATTTTTAAGAGCATCTAAAAAAGCTTTTGAGTATACAAAGGCTCATCCTGAAGAATCTATAAATATAATCTTAGAAAATCAAGATAAAAATAGTTTCCCTTTAAATAAAACTGTTGAAACTAAAAGTTTACAAATGCTTATGCCTATGATGGAAAATAGTAAAACTCCATTTTTAACTCAAACTAAAGAGGTTTGGGAAACCAATGAAGATTGGTTATATTCTCAAGGGATGATAGATAAAAAACTTCCAGTAAATGATTTTTTTATTAATCTTGAAAATTAG